One part of the Flavobacterium johnsoniae UW101 genome encodes these proteins:
- the thrA gene encoding bifunctional aspartate kinase/homoserine dehydrogenase I, whose product MKVLKFGGTSVANAQNIKLVLEIVNKKAANDKLVVVVSALSKVTDLLQSAAAKAAANDESFREVVAEIEKKHLDTLKELIPVSEQSSLLSHVKRIINHLETLLDGCFLLGELSPRTADTILSFGELLSSFIIAQAFQQTEKDAVYKDSRELIKTDNNFGKAAVNFEVSNQLIKEYFAGNKAKINILPGFIAQTLDGITSTLGRGGSDYTAAIIAGALDAEQLEIWTDVNGMFTANPKIVKQAQPIANISYQEAMELSHFGAKVLYPPTIQPVLRKNIPILIKNTFEPEAVGTLISDTVVSKDTVVKGISHIDNISLVTLEGPGMIGVAGSSRRLFEVLSQEKINVIFITQASSEHSICIGILNSDADKAEAAINRAFEIEISQNKIDPCYVEKDLCIIALVGENMKNHQGLSGRMFSTLGKNNVNIRAIAQGASERNISTVINERDVKKALNTLHENFFEENTKQLNLFVMGVGNVGEKFIEQIHSQKKFLKDVLKINVRVIALSNSRKMIFDEDGISLKDWQSTLEKGENAVAAEFIARAKELNLRNSIFVDITANASVSEMYEKFLKESIAVVTCNKIACSSAYDNYKKLKSLSRQYNAPFLFETNVGAGLPIIDTVKNLIASGDKVHKIQAVLSGSLNFIFNNFDENNSFHDVVKEAGVQGFTEPDPKIDLSGIDVARKILILIRESGYEMDIDAIANESFLPAECLATTNNEDFFASLIKHAAHFEGIYKEALAKDSRLKYVAQFENGKASVGLQFIPKEHPFYNLEGKDNIVLFYTDRYVDQPLLIKGAGAGAAVTASGIFADVIRIGNI is encoded by the coding sequence ATGAAAGTATTAAAATTTGGCGGAACTTCTGTAGCCAATGCTCAAAATATAAAACTTGTTCTCGAAATTGTTAATAAAAAAGCTGCAAATGACAAACTTGTTGTTGTAGTTTCTGCACTGAGCAAAGTGACCGATTTACTTCAATCTGCAGCAGCAAAAGCAGCGGCAAACGATGAAAGCTTTAGAGAAGTTGTTGCCGAAATCGAGAAAAAACACCTTGATACTTTAAAAGAACTAATTCCTGTAAGTGAACAAAGCAGTCTTTTAAGCCATGTAAAAAGAATTATTAATCATTTAGAAACTTTATTAGACGGTTGTTTCTTATTAGGCGAATTGTCTCCAAGAACTGCCGATACTATTTTAAGTTTTGGAGAATTACTTTCATCATTCATCATTGCTCAGGCATTTCAGCAAACTGAAAAAGATGCCGTTTATAAAGACAGTCGTGAATTAATTAAAACTGATAATAATTTTGGAAAAGCAGCTGTTAATTTTGAAGTTTCAAATCAGCTGATTAAAGAATATTTTGCTGGAAATAAAGCAAAAATCAATATTCTTCCAGGATTTATTGCGCAGACTTTAGACGGAATTACTTCGACTTTAGGACGCGGCGGTTCTGATTATACTGCTGCAATTATAGCAGGAGCTTTAGATGCTGAACAATTGGAAATCTGGACTGACGTAAACGGAATGTTTACTGCAAACCCAAAAATCGTAAAACAAGCACAGCCAATTGCAAACATTTCATATCAGGAAGCGATGGAATTGTCGCATTTTGGTGCCAAAGTTTTATATCCGCCAACAATTCAGCCGGTTTTAAGAAAAAACATTCCTATTTTAATCAAAAATACTTTTGAGCCGGAAGCTGTTGGAACTTTAATTTCTGACACGGTTGTATCAAAAGATACCGTTGTAAAAGGAATAAGCCATATCGATAATATTTCACTTGTAACTCTTGAAGGTCCGGGAATGATTGGAGTTGCGGGTTCGTCAAGACGTTTGTTTGAAGTATTGTCTCAGGAAAAAATCAACGTGATTTTTATTACTCAGGCTTCTTCTGAGCATTCAATTTGTATCGGAATCCTGAATTCTGATGCTGATAAAGCCGAAGCTGCAATTAACAGAGCTTTTGAAATCGAAATTTCGCAAAACAAAATCGATCCTTGTTATGTAGAAAAAGACCTTTGCATTATTGCTTTGGTGGGTGAAAACATGAAAAATCACCAGGGATTGAGCGGAAGAATGTTCAGTACTTTAGGAAAAAACAACGTAAATATTCGTGCAATCGCGCAAGGTGCTTCTGAAAGAAACATTTCGACTGTAATTAACGAAAGAGATGTTAAAAAAGCACTGAATACTTTACATGAAAACTTCTTTGAAGAAAACACAAAACAGCTCAACTTATTTGTAATGGGAGTTGGAAATGTGGGAGAAAAATTCATCGAGCAGATTCACAGCCAAAAGAAATTCTTAAAAGATGTTTTAAAAATTAATGTTCGCGTAATTGCTTTATCAAACTCAAGAAAAATGATTTTTGATGAAGACGGAATATCTTTAAAAGACTGGCAGTCGACTTTGGAAAAAGGAGAAAATGCAGTTGCGGCAGAATTTATCGCCCGTGCAAAAGAACTCAATTTACGTAACAGTATTTTCGTAGACATTACAGCAAATGCAAGTGTATCTGAAATGTACGAGAAATTTTTAAAAGAAAGTATTGCCGTTGTAACTTGTAATAAAATTGCTTGTTCATCTGCTTACGACAATTATAAAAAACTAAAAAGCTTATCCCGCCAATACAACGCTCCGTTTTTGTTTGAAACGAATGTTGGTGCAGGACTGCCAATTATCGATACGGTAAAAAACCTGATTGCATCTGGCGATAAAGTGCATAAAATCCAAGCGGTTTTATCAGGAAGTTTGAACTTTATTTTCAACAATTTTGACGAAAATAACTCTTTCCACGACGTGGTAAAAGAAGCCGGAGTACAAGGATTTACAGAACCAGATCCAAAAATCGACTTAAGCGGAATCGACGTGGCTCGTAAAATCCTGATCTTAATTCGCGAAAGCGGTTACGAAATGGATATTGATGCCATTGCAAACGAATCGTTCCTGCCGGCAGAATGTTTAGCAACAACAAACAACGAAGATTTCTTCGCATCGTTAATCAAACACGCTGCTCATTTTGAAGGTATTTATAAAGAAGCTTTAGCCAAAGATTCAAGATTGAAATACGTGGCACAATTCGAAAACGGAAAAGCAAGCGTAGGTCTGCAATTCATCCCAAAAGAGCATCCTTTCTACAATTTAGAAGGAAAAGATAATATCGTGCTTTTCTACACAGATCGTTACGTAGATCAGCCTTTATTAATCAAAGGAGCCGGTGCCGGAGCAGCTGTGACAGCATCAGGAATTTTTGCTGACGTTATTCGAATAGGAAACATTTAG
- a CDS encoding DUF47 domain-containing protein: protein MSINSIFQFLVPKDKKFFPLFEEASSNLIELASNLHEAVNLPLKEREILFQKIDELEQKGEDITRQTNLELSRNFITPFDREDIHTLITSIDNVADYLHGAASRMRLYQVDKITKSIRKMTEINLEACQNIDSAVKELRNLQNFKIIKDACARINKLENKSDNVYNKAVFEIFENETDAKNIIKYKEVLSVLESATDKCKSVANILESISVKHS from the coding sequence ATGTCAATAAACAGTATTTTCCAATTTTTAGTGCCGAAAGACAAGAAATTCTTTCCACTTTTTGAAGAAGCTTCAAGCAATTTAATTGAATTAGCTTCTAACTTACACGAAGCTGTAAACCTTCCATTAAAAGAAAGAGAAATTCTTTTTCAAAAGATTGACGAATTAGAACAAAAAGGCGAAGACATTACACGTCAGACCAATTTGGAATTAAGCAGAAACTTTATTACTCCATTTGATAGAGAGGATATTCATACATTAATTACTTCTATTGATAACGTTGCTGATTACCTTCATGGTGCAGCAAGCCGTATGAGATTATATCAGGTTGATAAGATTACAAAGTCTATCAGAAAAATGACAGAGATTAATCTTGAAGCTTGTCAAAACATTGACAGTGCGGTAAAAGAGTTAAGAAATTTACAGAATTTTAAAATCATTAAAGATGCTTGTGCCAGAATTAATAAACTGGAGAACAAATCTGATAATGTTTATAATAAAGCAGTTTTTGAAATTTTTGAAAACGAAACAGACGCTAAAAACATCATTAAATATAAAGAAGTGTTATCTGTTTTAGAATCAGCAACAGATAAATGTAAAAGTGTTGCAAACATACTAGAATCTATTTCTGTAAAACATTCTTAA
- a CDS encoding homoserine kinase codes for MEIKLFCPATIANLSCGFDVLGLCLDNAGDEMIVRKVDQKGVRITKIVGADLPLETEKNVSGVAALAMLETLDELDFGFEIEIYKHIKAGSGIGSSAASSAGAVFGINELLGRPYSRKDLVQFAMQGEKLASGNAHADNVAPALLGGFTLVRSYAPLDIIRIDSPEELYATVVHPQIELKTSDARSVLKQNVSLKSAIMQWGNVGGLVAGLYTKDYELIGRSLHDEIVEPLRSVLIPGFDQIKQTAYENGALGSGISGSGPSIFALSRGKETADQIAKAMSDVYEKMNLPYEIHVSKINPDGVRII; via the coding sequence ATGGAAATAAAATTATTCTGTCCCGCTACAATCGCAAACCTCTCATGCGGATTTGACGTATTGGGACTTTGCTTAGACAATGCGGGCGATGAAATGATTGTTCGAAAAGTCGATCAAAAAGGAGTTCGAATCACTAAAATTGTAGGTGCCGATTTACCTTTGGAAACCGAGAAAAACGTTTCCGGAGTTGCTGCTTTGGCAATGTTAGAAACTTTGGACGAACTAGATTTTGGATTCGAAATCGAAATTTATAAACACATAAAAGCGGGAAGCGGAATTGGAAGCAGTGCTGCAAGTTCTGCGGGAGCGGTTTTCGGAATTAATGAATTATTAGGAAGACCGTATTCGCGTAAAGATTTGGTTCAGTTTGCGATGCAGGGCGAGAAATTAGCCAGCGGAAACGCACATGCCGACAACGTTGCTCCTGCCCTTTTAGGCGGCTTTACTTTGGTAAGAAGTTATGCCCCGCTTGACATTATCAGAATTGACAGTCCAGAGGAATTGTACGCAACAGTGGTTCACCCGCAAATTGAGTTAAAAACTTCTGACGCGCGTTCGGTTTTAAAACAAAATGTTTCCCTAAAAAGTGCCATTATGCAATGGGGAAATGTGGGCGGATTAGTAGCAGGTCTTTACACTAAAGATTACGAATTAATTGGACGTTCGCTTCATGATGAAATCGTTGAGCCATTAAGAAGTGTTTTAATTCCTGGTTTTGACCAAATCAAACAAACGGCTTACGAAAACGGCGCTTTAGGTTCTGGAATTTCAGGTTCTGGTCCGTCTATTTTCGCTTTAAGCAGAGGAAAAGAAACCGCCGACCAAATCGCAAAAGCCATGAGCGACGTTTACGAAAAAATGAATTTGCCGTATGAAATTCACGTTTCGAAGATTAACCCAGACGGCGTAAGAATTATTTAA
- the hutH gene encoding histidine ammonia-lyase: MREIHYISTETITLETLHEILSNNKTLELSEEAKVNVQKCRDYLDKKMATHTAPIYGINTGFGSLYSVKISNENLSKLQENLVKSHACGTGEEVPAEIVKMMLLLKIQSLSYGYSGIQLITLQRLVDFYNNDVLPIIYTQGSLGASGDLAPLAHLSLPLIGEGKVYFEGKKTESAEVLKHFNWEPIVLQSKEGLALLNGTQFMSAYGAHILIKAYKYSYLADLIGTISLEGFDGRIEPFNELIHYIRPHKGQIVTAQRITEFLDGSEIIAQEKKHVQDPYSFRCMPQVHGASKDAIDYVRKVFKTEINSVTDNPNIFIEADQIISGGNFHGQPLALALDFMAIALAELGSISERRTYQLISGLRNLPAFLVDNPGLNSGFMIPQYTAASIASQNKQLATPASIDSIVSSNGQEDHVSMGANGATKALRILDNLERILAIELLNASQAIAYREPLKSSDFIEMFLSSYREVVPLVKEDRILHNDIENTVLFLESFQIENDLLTMA; the protein is encoded by the coding sequence ATGAGAGAAATCCATTATATAAGTACAGAAACGATAACTTTAGAAACACTTCACGAAATTTTATCAAATAACAAAACACTTGAACTGTCTGAAGAAGCTAAAGTAAACGTTCAAAAATGCCGTGATTATTTAGATAAAAAAATGGCAACGCATACAGCGCCCATTTATGGTATTAATACTGGTTTTGGATCTCTTTACAGCGTAAAAATCTCGAATGAAAATTTATCTAAACTTCAGGAAAACCTTGTAAAATCTCACGCCTGCGGAACAGGGGAGGAAGTTCCTGCTGAAATTGTAAAAATGATGCTTTTGCTAAAGATTCAATCTTTAAGCTACGGGTATTCTGGAATTCAGTTAATTACATTACAGCGTTTGGTTGATTTTTATAATAATGATGTTTTACCAATAATTTATACTCAGGGTTCACTTGGAGCTTCTGGAGACTTGGCACCTTTAGCACATTTATCTTTGCCTTTAATTGGTGAAGGAAAAGTGTATTTTGAAGGAAAAAAAACAGAATCAGCAGAAGTTTTAAAACATTTTAACTGGGAACCAATTGTTTTACAGTCAAAAGAAGGTTTGGCTCTGTTAAACGGGACTCAGTTTATGAGTGCTTATGGTGCTCATATTTTAATTAAAGCATATAAATATTCGTATCTGGCAGATTTAATTGGAACCATTTCTTTAGAAGGTTTTGATGGAAGAATCGAGCCATTTAACGAATTGATACATTATATTCGTCCGCACAAAGGACAGATCGTAACCGCGCAGCGAATTACAGAGTTTTTAGACGGAAGCGAAATCATTGCTCAGGAAAAGAAACATGTTCAGGACCCGTATTCTTTCCGTTGTATGCCTCAGGTTCACGGCGCTTCAAAAGACGCAATAGATTATGTTAGAAAGGTTTTCAAAACAGAAATCAATTCAGTAACCGATAATCCTAATATATTTATTGAAGCCGATCAGATTATTTCAGGCGGTAATTTCCATGGTCAGCCTTTGGCTTTGGCTTTAGATTTTATGGCGATTGCTTTGGCAGAATTAGGAAGTATTTCTGAAAGAAGAACGTATCAGTTAATTTCTGGATTGCGTAATCTTCCTGCGTTTTTAGTTGATAATCCGGGATTAAATTCTGGATTTATGATTCCGCAGTATACTGCTGCAAGTATTGCCAGCCAGAATAAACAATTGGCAACTCCTGCCAGTATTGACAGTATTGTTTCGAGCAACGGACAAGAAGATCACGTAAGCATGGGAGCAAACGGCGCAACAAAAGCCTTACGAATTTTAGATAATTTAGAGCGTATTTTAGCAATCGAATTATTAAATGCTTCGCAGGCAATTGCCTACAGAGAGCCTTTAAAATCAAGTGATTTTATTGAAATGTTTTTAAGCAGTTACAGAGAAGTAGTGCCTTTGGTAAAAGAAGACAGAATCTTACATAATGATATAGAAAACACAGTGTTATTCCTGGAGAGTTTCCAAATAGAAAACGATTTGTTAACAATGGCTTAA
- the thrC gene encoding threonine synthase — MKYYSLNHNAPKVSFQEAVIQGLATDKGLYFPESITPLDPSFFDKIESLSHEEIAFEAIKQFVGDEIPAEKLKEIIAETLVFDFPVVKVENGIYSLELFHGPTMAFKDVGARFMSRCLGYFNKDKKDAKNTVLVATSGDTGGAVASGFLGVDGVDVVILYPSGKVSDIQEKQLTTLGQNIKALEVDGVFDDCQDMVKKAFLDETLAHKNLTSANSINIARWLPQMFYFFFAYKALKSQNKPLVFSCPSGNFGNICAGIMAKKLGLPIEHFVASTNVNDTVPRFLENGKYDPKPSKATISNAMDVGNPSNFIRIQELYNNDLKAFEKDFSSYSYTDEETLEALKKIYNADGYIAEPHGAVGYLGLKKELEKHPNAIGVFLETAHPIKFLDVVEPALGITLPIPAQIESVINEEKVSVKIRTYEELKSFLG; from the coding sequence ATGAAATACTACAGTTTAAACCATAATGCCCCAAAAGTTTCTTTTCAGGAAGCTGTTATACAAGGATTAGCAACTGACAAAGGATTATATTTCCCAGAAAGCATTACACCGCTTGATCCTTCATTTTTTGATAAAATCGAAAGTTTAAGCCATGAAGAAATTGCTTTTGAAGCGATTAAACAATTTGTTGGCGACGAAATTCCAGCAGAAAAACTAAAAGAAATCATTGCTGAAACTTTAGTTTTTGATTTTCCAGTTGTGAAAGTCGAAAACGGAATCTATTCGTTAGAATTATTTCACGGGCCGACAATGGCGTTTAAAGACGTTGGAGCGCGTTTTATGTCGCGTTGTCTGGGCTATTTCAATAAAGACAAAAAAGACGCTAAAAACACCGTTTTAGTAGCTACATCCGGAGATACAGGCGGAGCTGTTGCAAGCGGATTTCTTGGCGTTGACGGCGTTGATGTTGTCATTTTATATCCGTCAGGAAAAGTGAGCGATATTCAGGAAAAACAATTGACGACTTTAGGGCAAAACATTAAAGCACTTGAAGTTGACGGTGTTTTTGACGATTGTCAGGATATGGTGAAAAAAGCGTTTTTAGACGAAACTTTAGCGCATAAAAACCTGACTTCGGCTAACTCTATTAATATTGCGCGCTGGTTACCGCAAATGTTTTATTTCTTCTTTGCTTACAAAGCATTAAAAAGCCAAAACAAACCTTTAGTTTTCTCTTGCCCAAGCGGAAACTTCGGGAATATCTGCGCCGGAATTATGGCAAAAAAATTAGGTTTGCCGATTGAACATTTCGTTGCGTCTACAAACGTAAACGACACCGTGCCAAGATTCTTAGAAAACGGAAAATACGACCCGAAACCTTCTAAAGCAACAATCTCTAACGCCATGGACGTTGGAAACCCAAGCAACTTTATTAGAATTCAGGAATTGTACAATAATGACTTAAAAGCTTTCGAAAAAGATTTCTCTTCTTATAGTTATACCGATGAAGAAACGCTTGAAGCGCTAAAGAAAATCTATAACGCAGATGGTTACATTGCAGAACCGCACGGCGCTGTTGGTTATTTAGGTTTGAAAAAAGAACTAGAAAAACACCCCAACGCAATTGGTGTTTTCTTAGAAACAGCGCATCCTATTAAATTCTTAGATGTTGTTGAACCGGCGCTAGGAATTACACTTCCTATTCCTGCTCAAATTGAGAGTGTTATTAATGAGGAGAAAGTTAGTGTGAAGATTAGGACTTATGAGGAGTTGAAGAGTTTCTTGGGGTAG
- a CDS encoding inorganic phosphate transporter, whose amino-acid sequence MTLLILIIVLALIFDYINGFHDAANAIATVVATKVLTPFQAVVWAAFFNFLAYWVFGFGVADTVAKTAHTMEINLVVILAGVIAAICWNLLTWWLGIPSSSSHTLIGGFAGAAVAHAIAVHGFSGYVGEDGATHYWYEIVSWYKAGKDGAMPSGVLIIIAFIVLAPLLGALASYLISIWLLNASRKSIGPKIFTGALMIATIVFVYYQMIPYSEIDKPRFDSHFWSVAFEAHNIKWFLVAFIVLTVSGFCMIFSSLNLHQADAALKKMQLLSSAAFSLGHGGNDSQKVMGIIAAAVAVYINTNHGVHMDAWLDVVLPNEDLGIKGQMPSWIPLACYSAIAAGTLSGGWKIVKTMGSKITKVSSFEGVAAETAGALTLYFTEHLKIPVSTTHTITGSIIGVGLTKRVSAVRWGVTVSLVWAWILTIPISAILAGLVYFILSVFIS is encoded by the coding sequence ATGACGCTACTTATATTAATTATAGTATTAGCCTTAATTTTTGATTACATCAATGGTTTTCATGATGCGGCAAATGCTATAGCGACTGTTGTTGCAACAAAGGTTTTAACACCTTTTCAGGCGGTTGTCTGGGCAGCATTTTTTAACTTTTTGGCTTATTGGGTTTTCGGATTTGGTGTTGCAGATACTGTTGCCAAAACTGCGCACACCATGGAAATTAACCTGGTTGTAATTCTCGCTGGAGTAATTGCAGCAATCTGCTGGAACTTATTGACTTGGTGGTTAGGAATTCCTTCAAGTTCTTCACATACATTAATTGGAGGTTTTGCCGGAGCAGCTGTTGCACACGCAATCGCAGTTCACGGTTTTTCTGGTTATGTTGGAGAAGACGGTGCAACACATTATTGGTATGAAATTGTAAGCTGGTATAAGGCAGGAAAAGATGGCGCAATGCCCTCCGGAGTCCTTATTATTATTGCTTTTATAGTTCTTGCGCCATTATTAGGAGCTTTGGCTTCATATTTAATTTCTATCTGGTTATTAAATGCTTCTCGAAAAAGTATTGGACCTAAAATTTTTACTGGAGCATTAATGATTGCTACAATCGTATTTGTATACTATCAGATGATTCCTTATTCAGAGATTGATAAACCAAGATTTGATTCTCATTTTTGGAGTGTTGCTTTTGAAGCCCACAATATTAAATGGTTTTTAGTTGCTTTCATTGTCTTGACAGTTAGTGGTTTTTGTATGATATTCAGTAGTTTGAATCTTCATCAGGCTGATGCTGCTTTGAAAAAAATGCAATTATTATCTTCTGCGGCGTTTAGTTTAGGACACGGAGGAAATGATTCTCAAAAAGTAATGGGAATTATTGCTGCAGCTGTTGCTGTTTATATCAATACTAATCACGGTGTACATATGGATGCCTGGTTAGATGTTGTTCTGCCAAATGAAGATTTAGGAATTAAAGGACAAATGCCAAGCTGGATTCCGTTAGCATGTTATTCTGCAATTGCAGCCGGAACCTTAAGCGGTGGATGGAAAATTGTAAAAACAATGGGATCTAAAATCACAAAAGTAAGTTCGTTTGAAGGTGTTGCCGCTGAAACTGCAGGAGCTTTGACACTTTACTTTACAGAGCATTTAAAAATCCCGGTAAGTACAACGCATACTATTACAGGATCTATTATTGGTGTTGGATTAACAAAACGTGTTTCTGCAGTTCGCTGGGGAGTTACTGTAAGTTTAGTCTGGGCCTGGATTTTGACTATTCCAATTTCGGCTATATTAGCAGGTTTGGTTTATTTTATACTAAGTGTATTTATTTCATAA
- a CDS encoding HD domain-containing protein has protein sequence MNRLELKLRELNPHLFGKLNDTREEVKLLLNQYIKNFPDYTDHSIHHTEKVFEIVSEVLTDEEIENLNEDEIYILSMASYLHDIGMCIPEEKIGEIADTEELVKERKLHPEISREKYLRDHHHTLSKKFILEEWENLKIPNEKYAEAIALVSEGHRVVDIGNPDIYKPKYTVKSGRSFVCLPYLSAVLRIADELDITNIRTPGLLTKYYMPDNEKSVLEWNKHIANTLMFISENFVQFEVKCSNHSMLAALEEQFNKIAIVINYCQKVIRNISNTEQRRFSLKLEQIKNDVKYIDFDPKGIKYSFDVDNVINAFVGENLYNDKLTSLRELIQNSIDTCRYKKVLNPTYTPEIKLFIEKNKIKIEDNGLGMDEFIIKNYFGKLCSSFYQQESVKKDYDAIGQFGVGVFSYFLMADFIDIETKTERSETLRFRLDKDPKNYFHFFNKFDRKASGTSIILNLKKEYENYSSKDYFDYIKDKFRYIEFPIIIDCEGEIVEIKKQDYTEKRVKEKITESLKYQYKSFSDKIEVFDYDFSNQSYEGAISFFYFNDYSFNKIYYLMNDDFINKTTRGNEINLSQKGVLVSKVYDHINFNDIFCNINLKEKLALQISRNNFSNDIEIYGLLNEVINNLSIAFFKKLNNENTGEQLAKISYNFIEKNYTNFRKEIYPYFYLKLNNTENAYEFVNYKQFIDKKLISFIISYNEENTIFINSKISDQFIVEYYLENSEEDYYLARGSMSLLNKNNYIENLIKEDDFYYIEMIKSVENKDDMDFIQHFSFMNTKNIDSINLKLNKLLKYSNSNFSTYENEINKSHPFVKSIFMYKESDLNPTSKNLIDEIFQLIESFDVEEDKGEDFSAIKVIEKELKKNIIIDYELTLNDFM, from the coding sequence ATGAATAGATTAGAATTAAAGCTAAGAGAATTAAATCCACATTTATTTGGAAAATTAAACGACACTAGAGAAGAAGTAAAATTATTATTGAATCAATATATAAAGAATTTTCCTGATTATACAGATCATTCTATTCATCATACAGAAAAGGTGTTTGAAATTGTAAGTGAAGTATTGACTGACGAAGAAATCGAAAACTTGAATGAAGATGAGATTTATATTCTCTCAATGGCAAGTTATCTACATGATATCGGAATGTGCATTCCTGAGGAAAAAATAGGAGAAATTGCAGATACGGAAGAATTAGTAAAAGAGAGGAAATTGCATCCAGAAATAAGTAGGGAAAAATACCTACGAGATCATCACCATACCTTAAGTAAAAAATTCATTCTTGAAGAGTGGGAGAATTTAAAAATTCCAAATGAAAAATATGCAGAAGCAATTGCTCTTGTATCTGAAGGGCATAGAGTAGTTGATATAGGTAATCCAGATATTTATAAACCAAAGTATACGGTTAAAAGTGGAAGAAGTTTTGTTTGTTTACCATATTTATCTGCAGTTTTAAGAATTGCTGATGAACTTGATATAACAAATATTAGAACACCTGGTTTGCTTACTAAATATTATATGCCAGATAATGAAAAGAGTGTTTTAGAATGGAATAAACATATTGCTAATACTTTAATGTTTATTTCTGAAAATTTTGTTCAATTTGAAGTAAAATGTTCAAATCATAGTATGTTAGCGGCACTTGAGGAACAATTTAATAAAATTGCAATTGTAATCAATTATTGTCAGAAAGTAATTAGAAACATTAGCAATACAGAACAGAGACGTTTTAGCTTAAAGCTTGAACAAATTAAAAATGATGTAAAATATATAGATTTTGATCCAAAGGGAATTAAATATTCTTTTGATGTTGATAATGTAATTAATGCTTTTGTAGGGGAAAATCTTTATAATGATAAATTAACATCTCTCCGCGAGCTAATTCAAAATTCTATTGATACTTGTCGATATAAAAAAGTTCTAAATCCAACTTATACACCTGAAATAAAACTTTTCATTGAGAAAAATAAAATCAAAATAGAAGATAATGGATTGGGGATGGACGAGTTTATCATTAAGAATTACTTTGGTAAATTATGTAGTAGTTTTTATCAACAAGAAAGTGTAAAAAAAGATTACGATGCTATAGGTCAATTTGGAGTTGGGGTCTTTTCATATTTTTTAATGGCAGATTTTATTGATATCGAAACAAAAACTGAAAGATCGGAAACTTTGCGCTTTAGATTAGATAAAGATCCTAAAAACTATTTTCATTTTTTTAATAAATTTGATAGGAAGGCATCAGGGACCTCAATAATTTTGAATTTAAAAAAAGAGTATGAAAATTATTCAAGTAAAGATTATTTTGATTATATAAAAGATAAATTTAGATATATTGAATTCCCTATTATTATTGATTGTGAAGGTGAAATTGTTGAGATCAAAAAGCAAGACTATACAGAAAAAAGAGTGAAGGAAAAAATTACTGAGTCCCTAAAATATCAATATAAATCCTTTTCGGATAAAATAGAAGTATTTGATTATGATTTTAGTAATCAAAGCTATGAGGGGGCAATTTCATTTTTTTACTTTAATGATTATTCATTTAATAAAATTTATTATTTGATGAATGATGATTTTATTAATAAAACAACTAGAGGAAATGAGATAAATTTGAGCCAAAAAGGTGTTCTTGTAAGTAAAGTTTATGATCATATTAATTTTAATGACATATTTTGTAATATCAATTTAAAAGAAAAATTAGCTTTACAAATTAGTAGAAATAATTTTTCTAATGATATTGAGATATATGGATTGTTAAATGAAGTGATTAATAATTTATCAATTGCATTTTTCAAAAAACTAAATAATGAAAATACAGGAGAACAATTAGCCAAAATTAGCTATAATTTTATAGAAAAAAATTATACTAATTTCAGAAAAGAAATTTACCCATATTTCTATCTGAAATTAAATAATACAGAAAACGCATATGAATTTGTTAACTATAAACAGTTTATAGATAAAAAGCTAATCAGTTTTATAATATCTTATAATGAAGAAAATACCATTTTCATAAATTCTAAAATATCAGATCAATTTATTGTTGAATATTATTTAGAAAATAGTGAAGAAGATTACTATTTAGCGAGAGGATCGATGAGTTTGTTAAATAAAAATAATTATATAGAGAATTTAATTAAAGAAGATGATTTTTATTACATTGAAATGATAAAAAGTGTTGAAAATAAAGATGACATGGACTTTATACAACATTTTAGCTTTATGAATACTAAAAATATAGATTCTATAAATCTAAAACTTAATAAGTTATTAAAATATAGCAATTCTAATTTTAGTACTTATGAAAATGAAATAAATAAGAGCCATCCTTTTGTAAAAAGTATATTTATGTACAAAGAATCTGATTTGAATCCAACTTCTAAAAATTTGATTGATGAGATTTTTCAATTAATAGAGAGTTTTGACGTGGAAGAAGATAAAGGTGAAGATTTTTCTGCTATTAAAGTAATTGAAAAAGAATTGAAAAAAAACATAATAATTGACTATGAATTGACTTTAAATGATTTTATGTAG